Proteins co-encoded in one Campylobacter jejuni genomic window:
- the nrfH gene encoding cytochrome c nitrite reductase small subunit, giving the protein MIILRRKILKKTSNLFTIFLVLLFVFFAVGFYTFYNAKGTSYLSNASESCNNCHIMNEVYNEYMAGPHSQKVKGEPRATCVDCHLPHNFVAKWIAKAQSGLGHAYAFTFKLDELPTNLSATEKSRKMVQENCIRCHADFAQTAINATTNPHADKSLNCASCHKDVGHKHGI; this is encoded by the coding sequence ATGATAATTTTAAGGAGGAAAATTTTGAAGAAAACTTCGAATCTTTTTACTATTTTTCTTGTTTTGCTTTTTGTTTTCTTTGCGGTTGGGTTTTATACTTTTTATAACGCTAAGGGCACATCTTATTTAAGCAATGCAAGTGAATCTTGTAATAACTGCCATATTATGAATGAAGTTTATAACGAATACATGGCAGGACCACACTCTCAAAAAGTCAAAGGCGAACCAAGAGCAACTTGTGTGGATTGTCATTTGCCACATAATTTTGTAGCTAAGTGGATAGCTAAAGCGCAAAGTGGTTTAGGACATGCTTATGCTTTTACTTTTAAACTTGATGAGTTGCCTACAAATTTGAGTGCGACTGAAAAAAGCAGAAAAATGGTGCAAGAAAACTGCATACGCTGTCATGCAGATTTTGCTCAAACAGCTATCAATGCTACAACAAATCCACATGCAGACAAGTCATTAAATTGTGCTTCTTGTCATAAAGATGTTGGACATAAACACGGAATTTAA
- a CDS encoding membrane protein, whose translation MINKNKLFRQVHIYLSLFFLPCALLFALTGIAYIFGINQDVGLKVEQYQLSKVIESGKEREALIEYLKTNGLKVPSNTNIIKSKDKGITIGGTHYSANITQKSTNEYNITLKTRSLLGDMIMLHKDKGAWYFSVLSVGFGITLFMLYISGLMITLFANKKDRSKQFAVLGVGVVVTLLLAYLSL comes from the coding sequence ATGATCAATAAAAATAAATTGTTTAGACAGGTTCATATCTATCTTAGTTTGTTCTTTTTGCCTTGTGCTTTGCTTTTTGCTTTAACGGGTATAGCGTATATTTTTGGTATTAATCAAGATGTGGGCTTAAAAGTTGAGCAGTATCAATTGTCAAAAGTTATAGAAAGTGGTAAAGAAAGAGAAGCTTTAATAGAGTATTTAAAAACAAATGGTTTAAAAGTACCATCTAATACAAATATAATTAAAAGTAAAGATAAAGGTATAACAATAGGTGGAACTCATTATAGTGCTAATATAACTCAAAAATCTACTAATGAATACAATATTACCTTAAAAACAAGATCTTTACTTGGCGATATGATTATGCTTCATAAAGATAAGGGTGCTTGGTATTTTTCTGTGCTTAGTGTAGGCTTTGGTATTACTTTATTTATGCTTTATATTTCAGGGCTTATGATTACTTTGTTTGCAAATAAAAAAGATAGAAGTAAGCAATTTGCAGTTCTTGGAGTAGGGGTTGTTGTAACTTTGCTTTTGGCTTATCTTAGCCTTTGA
- the nrfA gene encoding ammonia-forming cytochrome c nitrite reductase subunit c552 codes for MKKNILRLGIVVLVLLIAGVLWLNNDINQKKEDEANKNAIAANADFSLLSDDDPNFEKWGKVFPEQLKMYLTVEKEEPKTTEFGGNLAYSKLIRFPQLTILWAGYPFSLDFNEERGHFWVQVDQMKTARNNKDFLNAHGLAAFKGQPAACMNCHSGWTPWLIKNVAKGDFTAFNSTNYWTMIKNIPAVDGIVENSPEHAGPHGGKRMGVTCADCHNPNDMSLRLTRPAAINALVSRGYEKDPVQGVKATREEMRTLVCSQCHVEYYFKPTGEKVKVMGETIVDDSSKKWWNGTQKNYDEYEFWRDGNKAKEIETDGIVLTFPWSEWKKGQPFRIEMLDDYYDKVRGVFGADFTHKLTGAQIIKIQHPESELYSGGVHAANGVSCVDCHMPYVREGAKKVTQHNITSPLRDINSACKSCHKQSEDYLKAQVLDIQNSVAHDQRTAEYAIVSLIMDTKKLRDELGNMEKFQSDGKADAKKISEELKEVLELHRKAQMRADFVNAENSTGFHNPREASRMLLQAVDMARMGQTKLVEIAAANGIKDFKTSNLGFEDIQKFNPGELYYKVDVNNHKAGERYYADEKDVNGNPPKELLEHDKELAPYNYQVIDKK; via the coding sequence ATGAAAAAAAATATTTTACGCTTAGGTATTGTCGTTTTGGTTTTACTTATAGCGGGAGTTTTATGGCTAAATAATGATATCAATCAAAAAAAAGAAGATGAAGCAAATAAAAATGCCATTGCAGCAAATGCTGATTTTTCTTTGCTTAGTGATGATGATCCAAATTTTGAAAAATGGGGTAAGGTTTTTCCAGAGCAGCTAAAAATGTATTTAACGGTTGAAAAAGAAGAGCCTAAGACTACTGAATTTGGTGGTAATTTAGCTTATTCAAAATTGATTCGCTTTCCTCAATTAACTATACTTTGGGCAGGATATCCTTTTAGCCTTGATTTCAATGAAGAAAGAGGGCATTTTTGGGTTCAAGTAGATCAAATGAAAACAGCAAGAAATAACAAAGATTTTCTTAATGCCCATGGACTTGCTGCTTTTAAAGGTCAACCCGCAGCTTGTATGAATTGTCATAGTGGATGGACTCCATGGCTTATAAAAAATGTTGCTAAAGGAGATTTTACTGCTTTTAACTCTACAAATTATTGGACTATGATTAAAAATATCCCAGCTGTTGATGGTATAGTAGAAAATTCACCTGAACATGCAGGCCCACATGGTGGTAAAAGAATGGGTGTAACTTGTGCAGATTGTCACAATCCAAATGATATGAGTTTAAGACTTACTCGTCCAGCAGCTATTAATGCTTTAGTTTCTAGAGGATATGAAAAAGATCCAGTGCAAGGTGTAAAAGCTACAAGAGAAGAAATGAGAACTTTGGTTTGCTCTCAATGCCATGTTGAATACTATTTTAAGCCAACAGGGGAAAAAGTAAAAGTAATGGGTGAAACTATTGTAGATGATAGTTCTAAAAAATGGTGGAATGGAACTCAGAAAAATTATGATGAGTATGAATTTTGGAGAGATGGTAATAAAGCTAAAGAGATTGAAACCGATGGTATAGTTTTAACTTTTCCTTGGAGTGAGTGGAAAAAAGGACAGCCATTTAGAATTGAAATGCTAGATGATTATTATGATAAAGTTCGTGGAGTATTTGGAGCTGATTTTACTCATAAATTAACAGGGGCACAAATTATTAAAATTCAACATCCAGAAAGCGAACTTTATAGTGGCGGTGTGCATGCTGCAAATGGGGTAAGTTGCGTGGATTGTCATATGCCTTATGTTAGAGAAGGAGCTAAAAAGGTTACTCAACACAATATCACTTCTCCTTTAAGAGATATTAACTCTGCTTGTAAGTCTTGTCATAAACAAAGCGAAGATTATTTAAAAGCTCAAGTGCTTGACATACAAAACAGCGTTGCGCATGATCAAAGAACTGCAGAGTATGCAATTGTTAGTTTGATTATGGATACTAAAAAACTACGCGATGAACTAGGTAATATGGAAAAATTCCAAAGCGATGGAAAAGCTGATGCGAAAAAAATTAGCGAAGAACTAAAAGAAGTTTTAGAACTTCATCGTAAAGCTCAAATGAGAGCGGATTTTGTTAATGCTGAAAACTCAACTGGTTTCCATAATCCTCGCGAAGCTTCAAGAATGTTATTGCAAGCTGTTGATATGGCAAGAATGGGACAAACTAAACTTGTAGAAATTGCAGCGGCAAATGGAATTAAAGATTTTAAAACTTCAAATTTAGGTTTTGAAGATATTCAAAAATTTAATCCAGGAGAGCTTTATTATAAAGTAGATGTTAATAATCATAAAGCTGGAGAGCGTTACTATGCAGATGAAAAAGATGTTAATGGCAATCCTCCAAAAGAACTTTTAGAGCATGATAAAGAGCTTGCTCCTTATAATTATCAAGTGATTGATAAAAAATAA